In the genome of Triticum urartu cultivar G1812 chromosome 5, Tu2.1, whole genome shotgun sequence, one region contains:
- the LOC125556231 gene encoding uncharacterized protein LOC125556231: MPLYSNTSMGKLKNNEEISTIGFLCVVTNQRFVLALYTTTPPVRRVRWRRVLAPAVMSRWKPGKMLRAMPEGPRCRCGHAAWSSRSKRRPLAEMCPRRALACRRQYRLCASSWRPESVAGAPRENEPAAPWPSGENRVGRWSLVPSGCEPRRRRAACCALRREGLGTTRYGRWPLSPRRSRGPQPPPPWFGCLRTPPEAALVGAGVRMPPSEHFTSRQAGRHGLEAASEPRAASALDTASAPGFAVVGEGDAGREDATALLHSEAVGMEGVISHRRSASLAAPHRCASLRPAPLFARDACMRMPVFASSAVPLGAAPERVRPAGCFLRALA; the protein is encoded by the exons ATGCCGTTGTACAGTAATACCTCGATGGGAAAACTGAAAAACAACGAAGAGATAAGCACCATCGGCTTTCTCTGTGTGGTTACGAATCAAAGATTCGTTTTGGCTTTGTACACCACTACACCGCCAGTACGTAGAGTACGTTGGCGCCGGGTCCTTGCTCCGGCCGTGATGAGCCGGTGGAAGCCGGGGAAGATGCTGCGGGCGATGCCGGAGGGGCCACGCTGCCGCTGCGGCCATGCTGCATGGAGCAGCCGCTCCAAACGCCGGCCGTTGGCCGAGATGTGCCCGCGCCGTGCACTGGCCTGCCGGAGGCAGTATCGCCTTTGCGCCTCGAGTTGGAGACCGGAGAGCGTAGCCGGTGCGCCCCGCGAGAATGAGCCCGCCGCGCCATGGCCGAGCGGAGAGAACCGCGTCGGCCGCTGGTCGCTTGTGCCATCGGGCTGCGAGCCGCGCCGGAGGAGGGCTGCGTGCTGCGCGCTGCGCCGCGAAGGGTTGGGAACGACGCGCTATGGTCGTTGGCCGCTGTCTCCACGTCGGAGCCGTGGGCCACAGCCGCCTCCTCCTTGGTTTGGTTGTCTCCGGACGCCGCCCGAGGCCGCGCTTGTAGGTGCGGGAGTGAGGATGCCGCCGTCTGAGCACTTCACCTCACGGCAAGCGGGACGCCACGGGCTCGAGGCCGCGTCAGAACCGAGGGCTGCAAGCGCACTGGACACCGCCTCCGCGCCGGGATTCGCGGTGGTCGGCGAGGGCGACGCCGGCCGTGAAGACGCCACAGCGTTGCTGCACAGCGAGGCGGTTGGCATGGAAGGCGTCATCAGCCACCGCCGATCCGCCTCTTTGGCCGCGCCGCACCGCTGCGCTAGTCTGCGGCCTGCCCCCCTCTTCGCACG GGATGCATGCATGCGGATGCCCGTCTTTGCTTCCTCTGCTGTACCATTGGGAGCCGCGCCGGAGCGCGTCAGGCCCGCTGGGTGCTTCCTCAGGGCTCTTGCGTAA